The genomic region ATTCAGATTAATTTAAACCAAAGCCTGCCTTTAACTAAAACTGACACCAGTAGCTTACAGGCCTAAATTATTTAGTATGTACAGCTCAACGGTTGACTGTTCATGGAATTCAAAAACAACTGCACATCAGCTTGTCCTCTCACTGTGCCATCACGACGTAGCATCTCTCATGTCTGGTCTAAAATCAGTACTGAAAAGGCTAGACTGGAGACCCTGCAGTACACAGCTGACATCCCTTCACTCATTTACAATATAAATGAGATAGTAAAATGGTGGTGTTACCAGTATTAGTGGGCACTGGGCTGGGTCTGTCAGGAGCGTTGTTCAGGCTGGCCCGGTAGTTCAGGGTGGCAGTggctgaagaggaagagaggagaaagacatTTCATCCTGGACTGGTAGTTGGCCAATGTGGTCTGAACACTACTGGCTCCTGGATGGGAGGTGCACACTCACCGTGTCCCTCTTCAGGCTCTGAgttgctggtggtggtgatgtcACTGAGACCTGACTCGTCCGAAGCCTCCGCCTCTGATGAGCTCTCGCACACGATCACCTCGCTGGCATCAAAATACTCTGCCATGGAATCTGCCACTGACGGCGCACGGTGACTGTGACGACCCATAGATGGTGTCCTCTGTGGGGAAGTGTGGGGAAGAATTTGTGgttcaaattacattttcatttttcaaatgaACAGTTTGTACAAAGCAAGATTTGGAGCCAGACCATAGGCCAACAGACATGTGGAGTATCAGCCACGTAGAAACATGCTACTCTTGTGACCTGCACAAAATCTCTACATGTGTTGTAATGCTCTTACAACTGAGTGAAGAGCATGAAGTGACCAACCTGAGCCACACCAACCACAAGATACTGTCATTCATTTGGATTTTCTTGTAACAGATTGTGTATGAGGGAAGAGTCACTTTATCCAAGCTAGGATCTGGGGGAATTATGTCAATATTGCCTCCATGACTTTTAATGAATTTCTGATGCAAGAATAAATTGAATGCAAATGAGTGACAGCGAGATAATGACGTGGACatgcacaaaaatacaaacttgtctttctcacacacacacacacacacacacacacacacacacacaccgcagtACACACCTGGTCAGGACGGACGGTGCAGAAGGATTCCTcagaagagtcagaggacaGGGAAAGCGAGTGGACTTTGGTCAGATGTGACTGTATGTCAAGCTAAACATggacatgcacatgcacacataaatacacacatatacatagaTCAGCCATGCAAGACACAGGAAGTAGAAACACAGAAGATCAAAAACAAATGGTCAGGATGTCACAGAGACTCCAGAGCATTCACACAGCATGTGGCATTGATCAGTGCGTCACTCTATTGTCCAACTGTTAGCAGGGCCAAACTGCATCTATGTTGTCATCTACCGCTATTAAAGGGAGAGTTCCAATTTTTTGAGTTCCAATTTTTTGAAGTGGGCTGTATGGAGTGCTTATCCGTAGTCACTGtaatacatacagtagatgtctgtcaACATGCCCCCAGGTTGGGCGGCAGGAGTGccgacacagaagctaagtaaTGACCTGCTGTGGattgggggcagcagcaaaatgtatgttagccaccaaaaaaaaatctatatccaTTTAAGTGTACGTAATAttcagagtattttcactgctttaccctGCCTGTTCCTACAGGGCAGCTGTGAACTGCCTCTGTGCCTCAtcaatgctctcttcaaagccaccagactccaggGACAAAAACGGTAATTCTGGCTCACtaaacacgggagctgctggtgtgtcactgcctcgatcagttactttgtgttactgtgtgacaaAATTTCCAAACTTTTCCTTGACTTTTGTTGCCACACTTGCCAGGCTTTTTTTCAAACAtgtcagattcaaactctattcaaataTAATTTCAGAAAACTGGCATACAGAAAGGGAGAGACTAACTCAGGGAGGAAATGACAAAAAGTAtctgatggtaaacaaaatgcTGTAACCCATTAATGCATAACAGAGCTACCTTATgtcaacagctacagaaaacTAATTTGtcgttatgttacattacatggaaAGATTACTGAAACTGTTTCATTATACACaacaaattccatgacttttccaggttttccgtGACCATGGGAACGCCGGACTTCAGCATTTAAAGGGTTGATTCAAATTCACCGAAGttccacaataacacaaactaactgatcgaggcagcggtagaccagcagctcccctTTTCAGTGAGCTtaatttactgtttttccaAGTGGAGCCCAGCTTTGAAGAAAGCGATATAACTGCCTCAGCTCCCTGTTGGAAATCGCTATCTGGTGGTAAAGTAAAGCTATGAAAATATTCTACACTTAAGCATATCTTGATTATTTTTAGGTAGGACTTATTGACTGTTTTAGgtaactaaaatatgttttgtggctgatccctccacagcagtgaattacttagcttccatgtcggacTCAAGCCTGCTTCTCCAATCTGGgtgtgtgctgactgacattcACTGTCTGTTATACACAGACTATGGGTAAGTATCCCATACTACTGAAGAAGATcccaactatccctttaatgtattCAAATGTGTCAGTTAGGTCTTTTTTTTGCCCTAGTCCTgccttttaaaatattttagcaGATAAACTTAGTTTGCCACCAAGTGTTAATGACATTAAATAAatgggattttcttttttcctttttttttttttttttgagggggAACTCTAATGACTTGGTATTTCACCTTCATAAAGTTGGTGTGAAAAACTTTAAAAGATTAGACAAAATTGATGCAGGTGACATTTAGTTCCCCTACATACTTTTGCCTTTCCTATTATGCAACTCAGTGGTGTTTTTCATTTAACCCTCCCTGCCTGGTAAACACTTATTTTTCAAACTCCACATCCCCAATTCTAATGCAGGCCAGCTATTATAAATTTGTTGTCTCCAAGCCTGAGCTGAGGTAACCATGTTGAAATCATCAGAGCTTTTTCCTCAGACTTGTCAAAACTCCTCAAGAGCCACATTATACAACTTATAGTACTAAATCATCAGCAAACTGATCTTATCGTGTTAAATTGGTGGAGCACTCCTTTAAAAATCACCCACCCAACAGGCTCCACAGTTGTCATGTCGGAGCTTTTATTTCTAGTCTCTTCAATGCAGGAATTATTGTAGGGAATTAATTGACTTGCTGACTGTTGCCTGTGTTGCACACAGTGAGAACGTAGAGTGACAGCCGGCTGCCAGGcaaccaaaatcaaaataaagccCAAACAGTGACAGCAACTGATggttgaaaaaaacagtcacaTGCAGCATGAACAGAGAACAAGCAGGCAGCTGAGAAGAAACCTCATGCAACACCAAACAAGAAGGGTTACTGAGCGCTGCCAGTTTGACAGCAGGAAATAACAAGCCCCTCAACTGACAAAACTGCTCCGTTTCAGTGTGGGACAATGATTGTGTCATTTGTGTCTTTGAGTGTGAGGAAATAAGGAGAAAAAGATTTGAGGTGTGTTCCTTCAGGAAGCACCTGTGATAACGTGTGCCTGTCCTACCTAGAAACAGCCCAAACCTGCTTAACAGTTTCACACAGCACCTCACCAACAGACAGCAAGGGCTTGGCCTCCATTGTCTTTTTGCGGGCCGATACTAATATTTGGTGCTACTCATTAGTGTTTAAACTCTGGGACTCCAGGAGAAAAGGGGGTTAGGGACATAGACTACTAAATTCAGGTCAGTCTTTGTAATTGTCTGATTTCCAGCTTCAAGAAGAATAATTTGAGTTATGTTTCTATGTAGCCTAGCTCCACCtctagtgtgagtgtgttaccTCCGACAGTGTGCTGCAGAGTGTAGCGAGCTGCTGTGAGGTGTTGTGTCTCAGGTCCGGGCCGGTCCAGGCCTGCCTCAGTCGCTCTCTCTCCAAGTTCAAAACCTCATAAATGGACTTGAGAGAGGAATGAACTgtaacacaaaatacagaaactTGATTGATTACAAAGTCCAGTTCATGACCATATTATGCTACCTGAAATAAGGACATAAATGTTGTAGagagttatgaatattattttgggcatttttcactttcaaattcaatttatttcatgaaatgtcaaaaaacagtgactaattttaattaaaaaggtAACTAGACCATAAAATGACATCTTGAAATAGCTAATTTTGACTGAACTACATTTTTGCTTATAATAATACTGATAACTGATAAATAAACAATCACTTAAGAAATTATTTcagaaagaaaactgaaaaatgtcatagtattgaGCCTTGTGTGGAAAAAGACGATGGTCATTTAATAACCAGCTCAACTAAAACTTATTTACAGAAAATAATACAACTGTTAGGTGGGAGAGCCATACCCCTCTGAGAAGCAGCGCAGATGTCCTGGTGAAGCTTCTTGGCCTCAGGAGAGGTGACCTGAGGGTTGGACAGCTGAGAGTAGACATAGTCGGGGATGGACTGAACAGACGCCGCCAAACCGGGGTTGCAGTTTGTACTCAGGTGGCTGGAGGTGAACTGCAGAAAACAATACATAACAGAGAGTAGAGGAATAGTATGATATCAAACAGAGGATGcaattattttacaaaacaaaattacaatGAATGGCATCAGTGCATATGAAGTTAAAGTCAGTCCTACCATTCCCCCCATGGCTTCAACACGAGACAAAGTCCTGGAGTGACCAAACCCTTTCCCCACCTTCTTCTTGGGTTTCTCCAGGGAGAGATTCTAAAACAGAGACCAACAGAGTTATAGCTTCTCTATCAATACTTTGCAGACTGATATGCATCTACTTTCTGTAACCTATACCACATAATACTTCATAATTTTACATAAGTGGTGGTAAGAATAAAGAATGTATAATTTCAATttccaattttatttataatgcccaatatcacaaatcacaatttgcctcacagggctttacagcatacgacatccctctgtccttatgaccctcgcattTTGTCGTGACAAAATCAATACATTTTAtctagggatgtcagtttcagtttgTTGCTTTCAAAAGTGGTCGAGTCTTGCCCAGATTTACAGAAGTCCTGCAAGACTCCATGTTCCATGCTACAACAATTTCAACCCTAACTATTATCTTTTCCTCTccctaaccaagtgctttttgtgtctaaacGTAACCAGACCataaccacagcactgtcacAACATAAGACAGCgagacaaaatattttttaaacagcttGCGAGAGTTCCACAAATTTAGAGTTACCATCAAGCCCGACATCGAAAGCCTGACACCCATTAATCAGTAAGTAAATGGGTTAATTTTTTAGAAAGAGAAAAGgtaaaatgacatttaagaTAGATTCCTCCAGCTGATAATCCTCTAGgtgttacattattttatttagatcAGCATATCTCTGTTGATTCATAAATACCTTAAAACTAATTAGCTTAcattaaacaaagacaaactgtcTCAACTCATGGTTATTTTTGCCATGAATTAGGATTTGATgaatcacacacattcacagttgTTACCAGACTACTGACCTGCATGCTGATTCGCATCTCAAGGTCTGTGTTAGTGATTGGCAGGCCACCTTCCAGCCAATTAAGTCGCTGGATGAGCTGGGCAAGTTCTGTCAGCTCTGCCTGACAGCGAGCCAGGTCTAAAGGTCAAAGATCACAGTTTAgagaacacacaaaaacagtaaatagagtctgtatgtgtgtttttttggtatttaaatgtaaagtatGTCTGTCACTGTTAAATCTGATGAAATATGACCGTCAACCAGGCTTCATTCTGTGGCTCAAGAATATAGATGCTTCTCACCGTTGGAAGTTGCATCAATGTCGTGGGTTTGCTGCAGCCAGGCTGACACCTTGCTGGTCACTCCTGGGTTAGAGGTGACAGCAGGGGCAGGGCTTCCCATTTCTGGCTGGTACACTGATGCTGAGCTGGCATAGTGAAGAGGCTGGACAATCAAATATACCACAGTTAAAGCCAtaattaaaaccaacaaaatgaaaatgaaatgctcACTCTTTTCTAAGCAACTATCACACAACTGTCATTGTCAGTGATACTGTAAGTAATGCTGGACTGGTTTGTCACTTAATAAtcgatcaacagaaaattaattagaattttgataatgattaaaaacaaacttcaaaaTTTGTGACATTAACTTGAGTGGGACTCTCTACTGACCGTGGCTCTGTTTGTCTGGGCAAGAGTGGCCATGGCTGGCATGGTGCTTGAGCCCATGGAGAGAGCGTGAAGGACGCCATGATGGACACTCATGGCCTCGTTTTTCCTATATAGACGATGGGCACACAGCTTGGTCAACCAGATGTAGAAAAGGTCATGGCTCTTTGCCTAACAGGGAGGAAaggacacaaaaaacaaacaaaaatatttttttttaaaaagaggacACGCAAGAATAGAGAAAGAGGAACGAGGAGAAGGCATTAAATGTTAAGTTCAATGCATGCTAAAGAATATCCAGATGTCTATATGTAAACCTCAGTTGGACCCTCTAAATTCTACTGATACTGAAATATGAGTATTTCACTCCTGCAGGTTAGTTCTGCAGATGGCAATCTGCTGCAGCATGCTGCCTGTGTAGTTATTAACCACCTCAGAGGTTCTTAAATCTCTCTTTGTGGGGTACCTTGAGGTGGTAGAGGTTGTCTCCGGCATCCAGGTCTATGCCTTTGGTCTTCTTGTTGATGGACATAACAGCCAGACTGACATCCAGAGAGCCATGGAGCTTTCCTCTTTGAAtctaaaacacaaataaagtgtgttttgaactGATTTTTATCACCTATTTAGTCAAATCAAACAGAGCTGTTAAGACCAAAATGGAACCAACACAACAGATGGCTCTATCACTGCTCTGTGTGACAGTAATGTTGGCAGCTGCATTTTTGTTCATGACTTACATCTTGCTGCGTCTTTGAGTACTTGAGAATTCCTTTCTCCAACAGGAAGTATCTCTGAAAAGAACCAATCACAATCAAAtgttaaaaagcaaacaaagggGCACCCCTGTGGCTTGCTGTGTAAAGCACGTGCCATTGGGGCTGAGTTCTATCTGCGGCAGTTCAAGTCCGGCCCGGGCCCTACGCTGCAAGtcatcccctctttctctctcacttaCCTTTCACTATCAAAAATAcaagcagaaatgccaaaaatattttaaactacaattactatttttttttttgtatacatTGTATGTGTGAATTATTGTTATATGTGAACGAAAAATCcaataaaaagatttttaaaaaaacacaaactacaatTACTACCTTGCGGTTGAATGCCACCATCAACCACTCAAGTTGCAGTTGTAATAACattgaaatatgtcaaaattTGTCAAGCACAAATCAGTGATAAACAATGTCACGTTTGCAAGTTAGCTACAGAGATATCAGCATAGTACTAGCAATTCTTTTGTTGTGCTtaatttttataatattttatgaTAATTTTCCATTTTCTATCCCAACAAGAATAAGGACATTCTACCCCTAGACATGAACGTTCAAAATGGAGGGGTATGGACTAAGTGGTAGGGGCAAGGAGTGTATTGGGATTGagcccagtgtttgtttttgttagttttttttggcagaacattgatgcttcacacacacgcaccttcaacctggcagcacacaTCATCAGATCTGATGtgacatacagtggtgtgaaaaagtgtttgcccccttcctgatttcttacttttttgcatgttttccacacttaaatgtttcagatcatcaaacaaatttaaacattagtcaaagataacacaagtaaacacaaaatgcagtttttaaatgaagggttttattaatgaggaagaaaaaaatccaaagctacatggccctgtgtgaaNNNNNNNNNNNNNNNNNNNNNNNNNNNNNNNNNNNNNNNNNNNNNNNNNNNNNNNNNNNNNNNNNNNNNNNNNNNNNNNNNNNNNNNNNNNNNNNNNNNNNNNNNNNNNNNNNNNNNNNNNNNNNNNNNNNNNNNNNNNNNNNNNNNNNNNNNNNNNNNNNNNNNNNNNNNNNNNNNNNNNNNNNNNNNNNNNNNNNNNNNNNNNNNNNNNNNNNNNNNNNNNNNNNNNNNNNNNNNNNNNNNNNNNNNNNNNNNNNNNNNNNNNNNNNNNNNNNNNNNNNNNNNNNNNNNNNNNNNNNNNNNNNNNNNNNNNNNNNNNNNNNNNNNNNNNNNNNNNNNNNNNNNNNNNNNNNNNNNNNNNNNNNNNNNNNNNNNNNNNNNNNNNNNNNNNNNNNNNNNNNNNNNNNNNNNNNNNNNNNNNNNNNNNNNNNNNNNNNNNNNNNNNNNNNNNNNNNNNNNNNNNNNNNNNNNNNNNNNNNNNNNNNNNNNNNNNNNNNNNNNNNNNNNNNNNNNNNNNNNNNNNNNNNNNNNNNNNNNNNNNNNNNNNNNNNNNNNNNNNNNNNNNNNNNNNNNNNNNNNNNNNNNNNNNNNNNNNNNNNNNNNNNNNNNNNNNNNNNNNNNNNNNNNNNNNNNNNNNNNNNNNNNNNNNNNNNNNNNNNNNNNNNNNNNNNNNNNNNNNNNNNNNNNNNNNNNNNNNNNN from Epinephelus moara isolate mb chromosome 18, YSFRI_EMoa_1.0, whole genome shotgun sequence harbors:
- the LOC126404858 gene encoding oxysterol-binding protein-related protein 6-like isoform X3; translation: MDDMQQLDMYSVPGSTLDLSIPGICEGYLMKKRKYPLKGWHKRYFLLEKGILKYSKTQQDIQRGKLHGSLDVSLAVMSINKKTKGIDLDAGDNLYHLKAKSHDLFYIWLTKLCAHRLYRKNEAMSVHHGVLHALSMGSSTMPAMATLAQTNRATPLHYASSASVYQPEMGSPAPAVTSNPGVTSKVSAWLQQTHDIDATSNDLARCQAELTELAQLIQRLNWLEGGLPITNTDLEMRISMQNLSLEKPKKKVGKGFGHSRTLSRVEAMGGMFTSSHLSTNCNPGLAASVQSIPDYVYSQLSNPQVTSPEAKKLHQDICAASQRVHSSLKSIYEVLNLERERLRQAWTGPDLRHNTSQQLATLCSTLSELDIQSHLTKVHSLSLSSDSSEESFCTVRPDQRTPSMGRHSHRAPSVADSMAEYFDASEVIVCESSSEAEASDESGLSDITTTSNSEPEEGHATATLNYRASLNNAPDRPSPVPTNTGRRTVLPAPGTDNSHIGIMTILYNNIGKDLSRVSMPVALNEPVSLLQRLSEELEYSELLDIANTIDDPYERMVYVAVFSISGYAWASWRYRYKPFNPVLGETYETHREDRGFHYISEQVSHHPPISACHAESENFTFWQDQRWKNKFWGKSVEIISSGLVNVTLPKYGDHYEWNKVVTCIHNVLSQDRWLEHYGEVVIKNTKSDLCTCKITFVKSRYWSSDNTKNEVQGVVLDRAGEVVHRFGGLWHEGIFCDTLPTPKCIWKPNVQPDDYAQYYGFSRYARELNELTPELRAVLPPTDTRFRPDQRLLEEGKVAEADKKKDEVEEKQRERRKEMAKTGEEHIPRFFRKSLDEAGREVWLSNGTYWKQRKDPGFANTENLELW